A part of Dehalogenimonas sp. W genomic DNA contains:
- a CDS encoding TerC family protein translates to MDIGIWPWILFNAFLITMLALDLFVFHRHAHVIKLKEAVGWVGLWISLAVIFGLGLWVFAGSHHALNYFSAYVVEEALSVDNLFVFLMLFTYFCVPREYRHRVLFWGIIGAILMRAAFIFGGIALINSFHWIIYVFGAFLVFTGIKMGMKKEEDPHPEANPVLKLLRRFLPMSHQYDGGKFFTVENGRRLATPLLAVLVAVETTDIIFAVDSIPAVLSITTDPFIVYTSNMFAIMGLRSIYFALEGFADRLYYLHYGLATILVFLGFKMLISGIYHMPTLLSLLVIAIVLGISVIASLKRPPQPELPPESPFCETGFMDDFEKDDR, encoded by the coding sequence ATGGACATCGGTATCTGGCCCTGGATTCTTTTCAATGCCTTCTTGATTACCATGCTGGCGCTGGACCTTTTTGTTTTCCACCGCCATGCTCATGTTATCAAGCTGAAGGAAGCTGTCGGCTGGGTCGGGCTGTGGATCAGCCTGGCTGTCATATTTGGTCTGGGCCTCTGGGTTTTTGCCGGTTCCCATCACGCTTTGAATTATTTCAGCGCCTATGTGGTGGAAGAGGCGTTGTCGGTGGACAATCTCTTCGTCTTCCTGATGCTGTTCACCTATTTTTGTGTGCCCCGGGAATATCGTCACCGGGTGCTGTTCTGGGGTATCATCGGTGCTATTCTTATGCGGGCTGCCTTTATCTTCGGCGGTATTGCGCTGATCAACAGTTTTCATTGGATAATCTATGTCTTCGGCGCTTTCCTGGTGTTCACCGGTATTAAGATGGGGATGAAAAAAGAAGAAGACCCGCATCCGGAAGCCAACCCGGTACTTAAACTCCTGCGCCGCTTCCTGCCGATGAGTCATCAGTATGACGGCGGTAAGTTCTTTACGGTTGAAAACGGCCGAAGGCTGGCTACGCCGCTTCTGGCGGTGCTGGTGGCGGTGGAAACCACCGACATCATCTTCGCCGTAGATTCCATTCCGGCGGTGCTGTCCATCACCACTGACCCGTTCATCGTCTACACCTCCAACATGTTCGCCATCATGGGCCTGCGCAGTATTTATTTTGCCCTGGAAGGTTTTGCCGACCGGCTTTACTACCTGCACTACGGTCTGGCTACCATTCTGGTTTTCCTGGGCTTCAAGATGTTGATTTCCGGCATTTACCACATGCCGACGCTTCTGTCCCTGCTGGTAATTGCCATCGTGCTGGGCATTTCTGTCATCGCCTCGCTGAAACGGCCGCCTCAGCCGGAACTGCCGCCGGAATCACCGTTTTGTGAAACCGGGTTTATGGATGACTTTGAGAAAGATGACCGGTAA
- a CDS encoding TfoX/Sxy family protein, with protein sequence MTGKQYLDLVLDKLTPLGAVTGKSMFGGFGVFRDSRMFGLISGDVLYLKAGQTNLAEYTSRDCPRFKLMPYYQVPADVFEDDDQLRQWARRSIELNQL encoded by the coding sequence ATGACCGGTAAACAGTATCTGGATCTGGTGCTGGATAAACTCACGCCGCTCGGTGCGGTGACCGGTAAGAGTATGTTCGGCGGTTTCGGAGTGTTCCGTGACAGCCGGATGTTCGGTCTTATTTCCGGGGACGTGCTCTATCTTAAGGCCGGGCAGACCAACCTCGCGGAATATACCAGTCGTGATTGCCCGCGTTTCAAACTGATGCCTTATTACCAGGTACCGGCGGATGTTTTTGAAGATGATGACCAGCTCAGGCAGTGGGCTCGCCGTTCTATTGAACTGAATCAACTTTAA
- a CDS encoding 4Fe-4S binding protein, producing the protein MNTFAPFRRILLSLVLTTAAVIFAATPLLACEIAIKPDKTGGAVGETIKLNVTVELTHRNCPVPMEDTQFKTSNNLALVSQTPWVAAGREVYTTVLTVQILAAGPAKLEIVRDCIKEGGYASITLNAGAGGEADSPVVALPISGDGSSDTGIITTSTDMSSTAELTWPEAFKRALSQPFIWAYLGLTAFAYAALLMRKRRWRFISLAFSMVYLGFFLGLCPCTIGALQNVVLHLGDAKEYLAHFIILAIPVVSTLFLGRIFCGWICPMGAVQQFLYRRDLSYKLPEGLGAKLRHLRFVVLAGIIVAALYTGTTAFAEIDPFKSLFNAQIAPVPTTLLVVLIAASIFIFTPWCRFLCPMGAVLSVIGRFARRELSFKAECKNCGACARTFCDYKAISPGTALPVIAQNECARCGECISRCPRDSMDYEVPRRSCGEVARAPAGAVPELALKVEAAASESG; encoded by the coding sequence ATGAATACATTTGCCCCATTTCGCCGGATTCTATTGTCCCTGGTTCTGACCACGGCCGCGGTTATATTCGCCGCCACTCCACTTCTGGCCTGTGAAATTGCCATTAAGCCGGACAAGACCGGAGGTGCGGTTGGAGAGACCATCAAGCTCAATGTAACTGTTGAGCTGACTCACCGTAATTGTCCGGTACCGATGGAAGATACTCAATTCAAGACTTCAAATAATTTAGCCCTGGTGAGTCAAACACCATGGGTCGCTGCCGGACGCGAAGTATACACGACGGTACTGACTGTTCAGATACTGGCTGCCGGACCGGCCAAACTGGAGATTGTCAGGGACTGTATCAAAGAGGGCGGTTACGCCTCCATAACCCTTAATGCCGGGGCCGGTGGTGAGGCGGACAGTCCGGTTGTAGCCTTGCCGATTTCGGGTGACGGGTCATCCGATACCGGAATCATCACTACCAGCACTGATATGTCGTCAACAGCAGAACTAACATGGCCGGAGGCTTTTAAGAGGGCGTTAAGCCAACCGTTTATTTGGGCTTATCTGGGATTAACCGCCTTTGCCTACGCCGCCCTTTTAATGCGTAAGCGCCGCTGGCGTTTCATTTCACTGGCGTTTTCCATGGTCTATCTGGGATTCTTTCTGGGCCTGTGCCCCTGTACCATCGGCGCTTTACAGAACGTCGTTCTTCACTTAGGTGACGCTAAAGAATATCTGGCTCATTTTATTATTCTGGCTATACCTGTTGTGTCCACCTTATTTTTAGGCCGGATTTTTTGCGGCTGGATCTGCCCCATGGGGGCGGTGCAGCAGTTTCTTTACCGACGGGACTTGAGCTATAAATTACCGGAAGGACTGGGTGCTAAACTCCGGCATCTGCGTTTTGTCGTGCTGGCCGGGATTATCGTTGCCGCCTTATATACCGGCACCACCGCCTTTGCCGAAATAGACCCGTTTAAGTCACTTTTTAATGCACAGATTGCTCCGGTGCCGACGACCTTGCTGGTTGTGTTGATCGCGGCGTCAATCTTCATCTTCACCCCGTGGTGTCGTTTCCTCTGCCCCATGGGCGCCGTTCTGTCGGTCATCGGCCGGTTTGCCCGGCGTGAACTCAGTTTTAAGGCTGAATGCAAAAATTGCGGTGCATGCGCCCGGACGTTTTGTGATTATAAGGCCATCTCACCCGGCACGGCGTTGCCGGTTATCGCCCAGAATGAATGCGCCCGCTGCGGCGAATGTATCTCCCGATGCCCGCGTGACAGTATGGACTATGAGGTTCCACGCCGGTCTTGCGGTGAGGTTGCCAGGGCTCCCGCGGGGGCCGTTCCTGAGTTGGCTTTGAAGGTGGAGGCTGCCGCTTCAGAGTCCGGCTAG
- a CDS encoding PDZ domain-containing protein yields the protein MAVPVTDIDGHLIVGFDRRQLEYYIAQSKAAAPRFGASVADAAKYTSAHGMKVEQGAYVGAVRSGQPAAEAGLKPGDIITGIDAAKIKSAADLNSALSGLQQGARVRITFIRDGQPRQAEGRL from the coding sequence ATGGCGGTACCGGTTACCGACATTGACGGCCATTTGATTGTGGGTTTTGATCGCCGTCAATTGGAATATTATATCGCCCAGTCTAAAGCCGCCGCCCCCCGATTCGGGGCCTCGGTGGCGGATGCCGCCAAATATACCTCAGCTCACGGCATGAAGGTGGAGCAGGGGGCTTATGTCGGAGCCGTGCGCTCCGGACAACCGGCGGCGGAGGCCGGTTTGAAACCTGGCGACATTATCACCGGCATAGACGCTGCCAAAATTAAAAGTGCCGCCGACCTGAACAGCGCCCTCAGTGGTCTGCAACAAGGCGCCAGAGTGCGCATCACTTTCATCCGGGACGGTCAGCCTCGTCAGGCGGAGGGGCGGCTCTAG
- a CDS encoding nitrous oxide-stimulated promoter family protein encodes MSAGKLKQYTVNAEGLFKERPRLRRETITILVMIDMYCRSHHQQPDNCLECRELGEYAVKRLDKCPFGEGKTVCALCPVHCYKPELRQRVREVMRYAGPRMTLRHPLMALTHIIDRRRKKPLDFLRPDSP; translated from the coding sequence GTGAGCGCCGGAAAATTAAAGCAATACACAGTCAATGCCGAGGGACTTTTCAAGGAACGTCCCCGCCTGAGGCGGGAAACGATTACCATCCTGGTGATGATAGATATGTATTGCCGGAGCCATCATCAGCAACCCGACAATTGTCTTGAATGTCGGGAACTGGGGGAGTACGCGGTAAAGAGACTGGATAAGTGCCCATTCGGTGAAGGCAAAACCGTCTGCGCCTTATGCCCGGTACATTGTTACAAGCCGGAATTGCGCCAGCGGGTGAGAGAAGTAATGAGGTACGCCGGGCCGCGGATGACCCTGCGCCACCCGTTGATGGCGCTGACGCATATTATTGACCGGCGGCGGAAAAAGCCGCTGGATTTTTTACGGCCGGATTCACCCTAG
- a CDS encoding NAD(P)H-hydrate epimerase yields MLRRFITDTGYELEPISVAVMREIDRLAVEETGPNLFQMMENAGRNLAELTLKILSGEWPQSRILVLAGTGGNGGGGLCAGRHLANRGIPVSYCLTDAHALSGVTAWQLKLLVAAGGQEVAPGDPEAGKADIILDAVIGYSLKGAPSGRAKELIEWANALPARKISLDIPSGVDADNGGSPGAYVRADYTLTLAWPKTGLTPEKTGNLWLGDLGIPPSVYGRAGLANYTSPFNHRYLIPLTETPQV; encoded by the coding sequence ATGCTGCGGCGCTTTATCACCGATACCGGATATGAATTGGAACCTATCAGTGTCGCCGTCATGCGGGAGATTGACCGGCTTGCCGTTGAGGAAACCGGTCCTAACCTGTTCCAGATGATGGAAAATGCCGGGCGTAATCTGGCGGAACTAACCCTGAAAATCCTGAGCGGTGAGTGGCCTCAGTCTCGGATTCTTGTCCTCGCCGGCACCGGCGGCAATGGGGGCGGCGGGCTGTGCGCCGGCCGTCACCTGGCCAACCGTGGCATACCGGTCAGCTACTGCCTGACTGATGCGCACGCGCTGTCGGGGGTTACGGCCTGGCAACTAAAACTGCTGGTCGCCGCCGGAGGCCAAGAGGTTGCTCCGGGTGACCCGGAAGCCGGGAAAGCAGATATTATTCTGGATGCGGTCATCGGCTACAGCCTCAAAGGCGCCCCCTCCGGCCGGGCGAAAGAACTCATTGAATGGGCTAATGCCTTACCGGCCAGGAAAATCTCGTTGGACATTCCTTCCGGCGTGGATGCCGACAACGGCGGTTCCCCGGGGGCATATGTCCGGGCGGACTATACGCTGACGCTGGCCTGGCCGAAGACCGGACTCACGCCGGAGAAAACCGGTAATTTGTGGCTGGGTGACCTGGGTATTCCTCCGTCGGTCTACGGCAGAGCGGGGCTGGCTAATTACACCAGTCCCTTTAATCACCGTTATCTGATTCCCTTGACGGAAACACCCCAAGTTTAA
- a CDS encoding YtxH domain-containing protein codes for MSNDSMGGIVLGLLAGAAIGVGIGMLYAPQPGRRTRRNLQKQAHEFRNRAEHFGEQVKERAEEAGETVKKSAEKYRHDMLAKLD; via the coding sequence ATGAGCAACGATTCAATGGGAGGCATTGTACTGGGGCTCCTGGCTGGAGCTGCTATCGGAGTGGGGATTGGCATGTTGTATGCACCTCAACCCGGCAGGCGAACTCGCCGGAATCTGCAGAAACAGGCTCACGAATTCAGAAACCGGGCTGAACACTTCGGCGAACAGGTCAAAGAACGCGCCGAAGAGGCCGGTGAGACCGTTAAAAAGAGTGCCGAAAAATACCGGCACGATATGCTGGCCAAGCTGGACTGA
- a CDS encoding YtxH domain-containing protein: protein MSNNNSGGLLSGLLTGIAIGVSLGLMYAPRPGREIREDLKHRVLELRDRAEEFSDDLVDRFEEVNCEVKSHLKKAAVSA from the coding sequence ATGTCCAATAATAATTCAGGTGGTTTACTATCGGGTCTGTTGACCGGCATTGCCATCGGCGTCAGTCTGGGGTTAATGTACGCGCCGCGCCCCGGCCGCGAAATCAGAGAAGACCTTAAACACCGGGTGCTGGAGTTGCGCGACCGCGCCGAAGAATTCAGTGATGATCTGGTGGACCGTTTTGAAGAGGTTAATTGTGAGGTGAAGAGCCACCTTAAAAAGGCCGCGGTATCGGCCTGA
- a CDS encoding AIR synthase family protein, whose translation MSADMPEIGKISPDIFREIIFPRLGAQSDTVLVGPQHGVDVGIAEIGGQAVSFTTDPVFIVPQYGWERAAWFAIHIIASDSATSGLKPKYLSIDLNLPMEMSKAELELMWEVMHRECLKMDINIITGHTARYEGCNYPMVGGATMIGVGGLDEYVSPRFAKAGDAVIITKGPAIEACGIFAALFPGRIAAEFGQELARRAEDIFYQMSVVEDAMTAVAVGVRDNGVTSMHDATECGIWGGLYEVAQAAGLGARIDKDRIVVAEGVPEICRLFGIDPYAAISEGSLIITCRACKAGEIVAALAGKGIAASVVGELTPADKGMVLVEQGQEKQLVHPIVDPFWRAFYDAAAQGDV comes from the coding sequence ATGAGCGCAGACATGCCTGAAATCGGTAAAATTTCCCCGGATATCTTTCGGGAGATTATTTTCCCCCGTCTGGGAGCACAAAGCGACACTGTGCTGGTGGGGCCGCAGCACGGCGTTGACGTCGGCATCGCCGAGATTGGCGGGCAGGCGGTATCCTTTACCACCGACCCGGTTTTCATCGTGCCGCAGTATGGCTGGGAGCGGGCGGCCTGGTTTGCCATCCATATCATCGCCTCGGACTCTGCCACCAGCGGCCTCAAGCCCAAATACCTGTCTATTGATCTGAATCTGCCGATGGAGATGTCCAAGGCTGAGCTTGAACTCATGTGGGAGGTGATGCACCGGGAATGTCTTAAGATGGACATCAACATCATCACCGGCCATACCGCCCGCTATGAAGGCTGTAATTACCCTATGGTCGGCGGGGCCACCATGATCGGCGTCGGCGGGTTGGATGAATATGTTTCCCCCAGGTTTGCCAAAGCCGGCGATGCCGTTATTATCACCAAAGGCCCGGCCATAGAAGCCTGCGGCATCTTCGCCGCCTTGTTCCCTGGTCGGATAGCCGCTGAGTTCGGGCAGGAGTTAGCCCGCCGGGCTGAAGACATCTTCTATCAGATGTCGGTGGTGGAAGACGCCATGACCGCTGTCGCTGTCGGCGTTCGGGATAACGGTGTTACCTCCATGCACGATGCTACTGAGTGCGGTATCTGGGGCGGTTTGTATGAAGTTGCCCAGGCGGCTGGACTGGGCGCGCGGATTGATAAGGATCGGATTGTGGTTGCCGAGGGCGTGCCGGAAATTTGTCGTTTATTCGGCATTGACCCTTATGCCGCTATCAGTGAGGGTAGCCTGATTATCACCTGCCGCGCCTGCAAAGCCGGCGAGATCGTGGCCGCGCTGGCCGGCAAAGGCATCGCCGCCTCGGTAGTTGGTGAACTGACCCCGGCGGACAAGGGTATGGTGCTGGTGGAACAGGGGCAGGAAAAACAACTGGTCCACCCCATCGTAGACCCCTTCTGGAGGGCCTTCTATGATGCCGCGGCGCAGGGCGATGTCTGA
- the thiE gene encoding thiamine phosphate synthase, with translation MRTLPDTDIYAVLSDEYSRGRGNVETARLLLEAGVKIIQYREKNFAVQRRLEECTAVKRLCAAHGACFIINDDVDLARAVQADGLHLGQSDTRPEEARRLIGDKMLLGYSVTTQYEIDRAKNIPGIDYLGVGPVFATGTKPDAASPGGLALLDYALANSDRPIVAIGGIKLEQVTALTRRGVRYLAMVSELVGAEDIRQKVVDIRAVIAGC, from the coding sequence ATGCGTACCTTGCCAGATACTGATATTTATGCCGTCCTGTCCGATGAGTATTCCCGCGGACGCGGCAATGTGGAGACTGCCCGGTTGCTGCTGGAGGCCGGGGTTAAAATCATTCAGTATCGGGAGAAAAACTTTGCCGTTCAACGCCGGCTTGAGGAATGTACCGCCGTCAAACGGCTCTGTGCCGCCCACGGCGCCTGTTTCATCATCAACGATGATGTTGATTTGGCACGGGCGGTGCAAGCTGACGGCTTGCACCTGGGTCAGTCGGACACTCGTCCGGAGGAAGCCCGGCGCCTGATCGGCGACAAGATGCTGCTGGGTTACTCGGTAACTACGCAGTATGAGATTGACCGGGCAAAAAATATTCCCGGCATTGATTACCTCGGCGTCGGCCCCGTCTTTGCCACCGGCACCAAGCCGGATGCCGCTTCACCCGGCGGCCTGGCATTGCTGGATTATGCCCTGGCTAATTCAGATCGTCCCATTGTCGCTATCGGCGGCATTAAACTGGAACAGGTGACGGCCCTTACCCGCCGCGGTGTCCGTTATCTGGCCATGGTTTCCGAATTGGTGGGGGCTGAAGATATCCGGCAGAAGGTCGTTGACATCCGCGCCGTCATCGCCGGATGCTGA
- a CDS encoding DNA-3-methyladenine glycosylase I, whose protein sequence is MKRCPWAITGGELMIQYHDTEWGVPVHDDRKHFEFLVLEAFQAGLSWLTVLKKRGNFAAAFADFDPAVIAEFDDKAIEKLLNDAGIIRNRLKITATINNARRFLEVQQEYGSFDRYLWGFVANQPMVGGRQTMEQLPARTELSDQVSANLKQRGFKFVGSTIVYAHLQAVGIVNDHLVDCFRFPKLAHQPQ, encoded by the coding sequence ATGAAACGTTGTCCCTGGGCTATAACCGGCGGGGAGTTAATGATTCAATATCATGACACTGAATGGGGCGTTCCGGTGCATGATGACCGGAAACATTTTGAGTTTCTGGTGTTAGAGGCCTTTCAAGCCGGGCTGAGCTGGCTGACAGTGCTGAAAAAACGAGGGAACTTTGCGGCGGCTTTCGCCGACTTTGACCCGGCAGTCATCGCTGAATTTGATGATAAGGCGATAGAGAAATTGTTGAATGACGCCGGCATAATCCGTAACCGTCTTAAAATTACCGCCACGATCAACAACGCGCGCCGTTTTCTGGAAGTACAGCAAGAATACGGCAGTTTTGACCGCTATTTGTGGGGTTTTGTGGCTAACCAGCCAATGGTCGGCGGCCGGCAAACGATGGAGCAACTGCCTGCCCGCACGGAACTATCGGATCAGGTCAGTGCCAACCTGAAACAACGCGGTTTCAAGTTTGTCGGCTCAACCATCGTGTATGCCCATCTGCAGGCAGTGGGTATTGTCAACGACCATCTGGTTGACTGCTTCAGGTTCCCCAAATTGGCACATCAGCCGCAATAA
- a CDS encoding NAD(P)H-hydrate dehydratase has protein sequence MTAAYTTATLQYMKLVTAAEMRVLERRAVESGISLLELMRRAGRAVAEDITRVFPLTTDKSIIVLVGPGNNGGDGLVAARHLKKAGALVSVFITGQRAADDIVYREALAAGLTPISISLDIGLERLTQALTETDFVVDAVFGTGMLRPIDGSPAAVLTAVAREKCRRPELTIVAVDLPSGLNADTGAVDPVTLKADLTITLANPKQGLFLFPGADYTGSVSVADIGIPAGLDEDLAVELLTDELVAALLPWRPADANKGAFGKVLVVAGPPEFCGAPVLACQSAYRSGAGLVTLAQRCGLHPVFAAKLTEVTHLLLPETAAGEPAPEAVELITERLGEIAALVIGPGLGKDPVTSLFFNGILSGLDHPMSPDLRPGSARLPEVVLDADALNILAVTPDWWQELQPHCVLTPHPREMSRLTGLAVELIQADRVGTACRYAELWQQIVVLKGAHTVVAAPDGRVAVSPFANPGLATAGTGDVLAGVIGGLLAQGLTAFDAARAGVYLHAAAGESVRADLGEAGMVASDLLLLIPRTIKALKENFHAAGN, from the coding sequence TTGACCGCCGCATATACCACTGCTACACTTCAATACATGAAGCTGGTTACTGCCGCAGAAATGAGAGTTCTGGAACGGCGCGCTGTTGAATCCGGCATTTCGTTGCTGGAGTTGATGCGCCGGGCCGGCCGGGCGGTCGCCGAAGATATTACGCGCGTTTTTCCCCTCACCACCGATAAAAGCATAATCGTGCTGGTGGGGCCGGGCAATAACGGCGGGGACGGTCTCGTTGCGGCGCGCCATCTTAAGAAAGCCGGAGCGCTGGTGTCGGTATTTATCACCGGGCAGCGGGCAGCCGATGACATCGTCTATCGTGAAGCGCTGGCCGCCGGGTTAACGCCCATCAGTATAAGTCTGGATATCGGGCTGGAGCGGCTGACTCAGGCACTGACCGAAACGGATTTCGTCGTTGATGCGGTGTTTGGAACCGGCATGCTACGCCCGATTGACGGCAGTCCCGCGGCGGTCCTGACTGCGGTCGCCCGGGAAAAGTGCCGGCGTCCTGAGCTGACGATTGTAGCCGTAGACCTGCCGTCCGGCCTCAATGCCGATACCGGTGCGGTTGACCCGGTGACCCTCAAAGCTGATTTAACCATTACTCTCGCTAATCCCAAGCAGGGTTTGTTTCTGTTTCCCGGGGCGGATTACACCGGTTCGGTTAGTGTTGCCGATATCGGGATTCCGGCCGGTTTGGATGAAGACCTTGCCGTTGAACTCCTCACCGATGAATTGGTTGCCGCTTTACTGCCCTGGCGTCCTGCCGACGCCAATAAAGGCGCCTTCGGCAAGGTGCTGGTCGTAGCCGGGCCGCCGGAGTTTTGCGGCGCCCCCGTTCTGGCCTGTCAGTCAGCGTACCGCAGTGGTGCCGGGCTGGTCACACTGGCCCAGCGCTGTGGCTTACACCCGGTTTTCGCAGCTAAACTGACTGAAGTTACGCATCTCCTCCTGCCGGAAACAGCCGCCGGGGAACCGGCGCCGGAGGCGGTGGAGCTGATTACTGAGCGCCTGGGCGAAATCGCCGCGCTGGTAATCGGTCCCGGTTTAGGTAAAGACCCGGTGACCTCGCTTTTTTTTAACGGTATCCTGTCCGGACTGGATCACCCAATGTCGCCGGATCTCCGGCCCGGCAGCGCCCGGTTGCCTGAAGTGGTGCTTGACGCCGACGCCCTGAATATTTTGGCGGTGACACCGGACTGGTGGCAGGAACTCCAGCCTCATTGTGTCCTGACGCCGCACCCGCGGGAGATGTCCCGGCTGACCGGGCTGGCGGTGGAACTGATTCAGGCCGACCGTGTCGGCACCGCCTGTCGCTACGCTGAACTGTGGCAGCAGATTGTGGTGCTTAAAGGTGCGCATACCGTCGTCGCTGCGCCGGACGGCCGGGTAGCCGTTTCCCCGTTCGCGAATCCGGGTCTGGCTACTGCCGGCACCGGAGATGTCCTGGCCGGGGTCATCGGCGGTCTGCTGGCTCAAGGGCTGACTGCATTCGACGCCGCCCGGGCCGGCGTCTATCTTCACGCTGCGGCAGGGGAATCGGTGCGGGCTGATCTCGGCGAAGCCGGGATGGTCGCGTCTGACCTGTTGCTGCTCATCCCCCGGACCATCAAAGCCCTTAAGGAGAATTTTCATGCTGCTGGTAATTGA
- a CDS encoding type III pantothenate kinase codes for MLLVIDIGNTNISIGVYDADRLALSLRVATVINRMPDEYAALLLQLLDINGIKAESINKVALCSVVPPLTDTFEELSRRYFKAEPLIVGAGTKTGVKIRMDNPREVGADRIVNAAAAYQLYKTACIVVDLGTATTFDTVSADGEYIGGAIAPGLNTAAEALTSRASMLPRIELHRPEKAIGTSTVKAMQSGLIFGYVGLVEAVIGRIQAELPSQATVIATGGHADLLAAETRIFNTINHDLTLYGLRLIYYMNRA; via the coding sequence ATGCTGCTGGTAATTGACATCGGCAATACCAATATTTCCATCGGTGTTTATGACGCGGACCGGCTGGCGCTCAGCCTGCGCGTGGCCACGGTAATTAACCGGATGCCGGATGAATATGCGGCTCTTCTGCTGCAATTGCTTGACATAAACGGTATCAAAGCCGAATCCATCAACAAGGTCGCTCTGTGTTCCGTGGTGCCGCCGCTGACCGATACCTTTGAGGAATTGAGCCGCCGTTACTTTAAGGCCGAGCCGCTGATTGTCGGCGCTGGAACTAAAACCGGCGTTAAGATTCGTATGGACAATCCGCGGGAAGTCGGGGCTGACCGCATCGTCAACGCCGCTGCCGCCTATCAACTTTACAAAACGGCGTGTATCGTTGTTGACCTGGGGACGGCTACCACCTTTGATACCGTTTCCGCCGACGGCGAATATATCGGGGGTGCCATCGCGCCCGGTCTGAATACGGCTGCTGAAGCTCTGACCTCCCGCGCTTCCATGCTGCCCCGTATTGAGCTGCACCGGCCGGAAAAAGCTATCGGCACCTCCACCGTCAAAGCCATGCAGTCCGGTCTGATTTTCGGCTACGTCGGTCTGGTAGAGGCTGTTATCGGGCGGATCCAGGCGGAGCTTCCTTCCCAGGCTACGGTTATTGCCACCGGCGGTCATGCCGACCTTTTGGCCGCCGAAACCCGGATTTTTAATACGATAAACCATGATCTGACGCTCTACGGCCTGCGCCTGATATACTATATGAACCGGGCATGA